The genome window ACCGGCTCGAACTGGCGGGCCAGTTCGCTCATCGGCTTGCCGCTCTCGACCAGCACGGCCAGGACCTGCAGCGCCGCCATCAGCCCGTCACCGGTCGTGGCATGGTCGTGCAGGATCAGATGGCCGGACTGCTCGCCGCCCAGGTTGAACCCGCCCGCCCGCATCCGTTCCATCACATAGCGGTCGCCCACGCTGGTGCGTTCCAGTGTCAGGCCATCGGCCTTCAGCGCGCGCTCCAGACCCAGGTTGGACATGACGGTCGCCACAACGCCGCCGCCTTTCAGAACGCCGCGCCGCGCCCAGTCGCGGCCGATCAGGGCCATGATCTGGTCCCCGTCCACCACCTTGCCGTTCTCGTCGCAGATGATCAGCCGGTCGGCGTCACCGTCCAGCGCGATGCCGATGTCGGCGCGGTACTGTTTGACCGCCGCCGCCAGGGTCTCGGGGTGGGTCGAGCCGCACTCCGCATTGATGTTGGTCCCGTTGGGCGACACGCCGACGGCGCAGACCTCGGCCCCGAGTTCGAACAGGGTCGTGGGCGCGACACGGTATCCGGCCCCATTGGCGCAATCGACGGCGATGCGCAGGCCCGACAGCGACAGGTGGCGGGGAAAGGCGGCCTTGGCGATCTCGATATAGCGCGGCGGGGCGTCGTCGATCCGCTTGACCCGACCCAGTCGACTGGACGGTGCCAGGCCTTCGTCCAGACCGGCATCCATCATCGCCTCGATCTTCAGCTCGATCTCGTCCGACAGCTTGTAGCCGTCCGGGCCGAACAGCTTGATTCCGTTGTCGGCGTAATCGTTGTGCGAGGCAGAGATCATGACGCCCAGATCGGCCCGCATCGACCGGGTCATCATGGCCACGCCCGGCGTCGGTATGGGGCCGAAGGTCCGTACATCCATCCCGACCGAGGCGAATCCGGCGACCAGGGCGGGCTCGATCATATAGCCGGACAGACGCGTGTCCTTGCCGATCACGACCAGATGCCGACGGTCGTCGCCCGACATGAACAGCTTGCCCGCCGCCAGGCCGACGCGCAGCGCGATCTCGGCCGTCATCGGGCTGGTGTTGGCGCGCCCGCGAATGCCGTCGGTGCCGAAATATTTGCGCTCGCCCATCGTCAGCTCCCGGCCGAAATCATCCGAAACGCCTTTTTAGGTGATGACGTCCCAAGCCCGTCCTAGAGCAGGATATCGACGCCGTCATCCTTGGGCGGGGCGGACCACGGAGACCCCCTATGTGCGGCATCATCGGCGTAACCGGCACAGGCCCGGCCGTTCCCCGTCTGATCGACAGCCTGAAGCGGCTGGAATACCGCGGCTACGACTCGGCCGGGATCGCGGCCATGGTCGACGGGCGGATCGAACGCCGCCGCGCCAGGGGCAAGATCCGTGAGCTGGAAGCGGTTCTGGCCGCCGAACCGCTGAACGCCACCATCGGCATCGGCCACACCCGCTGGGCCACCCACGGCGCGCCGACCACGCCCAATGCCCACCCGCACAAGGCTGGCCGCGTCGCCCTGGTCCATAACGGCATCATCGAGAATTTCGCCGAACTGAAGGCCGAGCTGACCGCGGGGGGCCGCGTCTTCGAGAGCCAGACCGACACCGAGGTCGTCGCCCACCTGCTGGATCACGAACTGGAGACCGGCAAGTCGCCGCTGGACGCCTTCAAGGCCACGCTGGACCGGCTGACGGGTGCCTATGCCCTGGCCGTTCTGATTGAGGGCGAGGACGCGCTGATCCTGGGCGCGCGCAAGGGCAGTCCCCTGGTGGTCGGCTGGGGCGAGGGCGAGATGTATCTGGGCTCCGACGCCCTGGCGGTCGGGCCGTTCACCCAGAAGATCAGCTATCTGGAAGAGGGCGATTTCGTCGCCGTGACGCGCGCGGGCGCGACCATGTTCGACGCATCCGGAACGCCCGTGGACCGGCCGGTGGTTCAGGTCTCCGCCTCCTCGGCCATGGTCGAGAAGGGCGCCTATCGCCACTTCATGGAAAAGGAGATCCATGAACAGCCCGACAGCGTCCAGCACACCCTGTCCCACTATCTCGACCTGGTGACCGGCAAGGCCAGGGTTCAGACGCTGGAGGCCGGGGCGATCGACTTCGCCCGGATCGACCGGATCCAGATCGTCGCCTGCGGCACCGCCTTCTATGCCGGGCAGATCGGTCGCTATGCCTTCGAGAAGATCGCGGGCCTGCCCTGCGACGTCGAGATCGCGTCGGAGTTTCGCTATCGTTCGCCAGCCATCACGCCGGGGACGCTCGCCGTCGCGGTCAGCCAGTCGGGCGAGACCGCAGACACCCTGGCCTCCCTGACCTGGTGCAAGGCGCAGGGGCTCAAGACCGCCGCCGTGGTCAATGTCCATTCCTCGTCCATGGCCCGCGAGGCCGATGTTCTCTGGCCGACCCATGCGGGTCCGGAGATCGGCGTCGCCTCGACCAAGGCCTTCACTGCCCAGGTCTCGGCCCTGCTGGCGCTTGCGGTGGCCGCCGGCGTCGCCCGCGGCAGGGTCGACGGACAATCCGAAGGCGAGCTGGTCAAGGCCCTGTTCGAGGCCCCCCGGCTGATTGCCGAGGCGCTGCAGATGGATGCCGACATCCGCGCCGTCGCCCACGACCTGTCCAGGGCGACCGACGTCCTGTTCCTCGGCCGGGGGGCGATGTTCCCCCTGGCCATGGAAGGCGCGCTGAAGCTGAAGGAGATCAGCTACATCCACGCGGAGGGCTATGCCGCCGGGGAGCTGAAGCACGGCCCGATCGCCCTGATCGACGAGGAAACCCCCACCATCGCCCTGGCCCCGCTGGACGATGTGTTCGAAAAGACCGCATCGAACCTGCAGGAGGTCGCCGCGCGCGGGGGTCCGGTCATCATGATCGCGCCGCGCACCGCGCCCGATCCGCACGGCGCCGGCATTCGTCGCATCCATGCGCCCGACTGCCACCCGCTGATCGCGCCGCTGGTCTATGCCGTGCCGGTGCAGCTGCTGGCCTACTACACCGCTGTCCACAAGGGCACCGACGTCGACCAGCCCCGCAACCTGGCCAAGTCGGTGACGGTGGAATGACCCCAAACGGGGAGGAGACGAACGCGCGCGACATGCGTTAGGCTGCCCTGTGCCGTCAGGGGAGTCCCATGAGTTCATCGTCGTCCCGCGTCCGCAAGGCCGTCCTGCCCGTCGCCGGTCTGGGCACCCGCGTCCTGCCCGCCGCCAAGACGACGCCCAAGAACATGCTGAATGTGTTCGACCGGCCGATCCTGTCGCACATCGTCGAGGAAGCGCGCGCCTCCGGCATCGAGCACATCATCTTCGTCGTCGGGCGCGGCCAGGGTTCGATCGAGGACTATTTCGACCATGCCTACGAGATGGAGGCGATCCTGAAGGCCAAGGGCAAGGCCGACATCCTGGCCCAGGTGGTCGCCGACCTGCCGAAGCCCGGAGAGATGAGCTTCGTGCGCCAGATGGCCCCCCTCGGTCTCGGCCACGCCGTCTTCTGTGCCCGGGACCTGATCGGCGACGAGCCGTTCGCGGTCATGCTGCCCGACATGCTGATGATGGCCGACACGCCCGCCCTCAAACAGGCCATCGACGCCCATGAGACGACCGGCGGCAATGTCGTCGTCGTCGAGCAGGCCCCCGAAGGCGAGACCCACAAATACGGCATCGTGGCGCTGGACGGTCAGCAGGGCCGCCTGAATCGCATGACCGGCATGGTCGAGAAGCCGCCGCTCGGCACCGAGCCGTCGAACCTGTTCATCTCGGGTCGCTACGTCCTGACGCCCGACATCTTCCCGCTGCTGGCCGACCAGCAGACAGGGGCTGGCGGCGAAATCCAGCTGACCGACGCCATGGCGCGGCTGATGAAGGTCAGGGATTTCCACGCCCTGGAGTATGAGGGCGCGACCTATGATTGCGGCGATCCCGTCGGACTGCTGCGGGCGAACGTCGCCTATGGCCTGAAGCATGGCTCGCTCGGCGAGGCCGCGCGGGCAGCGGTGGCGTCGCTGCTGCAGGGTTCCGCCTCCCCGTAAAGGGCCGGGAGAGACAGTCGCGCTTTGCCAGCCCCTGCGCATCGGCTACGCATAGCCCAACGAACACAAGGGGAAGCGGGCGGATGAAGGTTCTGGTTCTGGGCGGGGATGGATTCTGCGGCTGGCCGACGGCGCTGCATCTGTCGGCGCGGGGCTGGGACGTGGTCATCGTCGACAACCTGAGCCGCCGCGACATCGACGTGGAACTGGGGGTCCAGTCCCTGACCCCGATCGGCACGATCCAGGACCGGATCACCGCGTGGAAAGAGGTTTCCGGCCGCGAGATCGGGTTCGCGAACCTGACCGTCGGCAAGGATTTCGACGGCCTTGTGTCCCTGATTCGTGCCGAGAAGCCCGACAGCGTCGTCCATTTCGCCGAGCAGCGCGCCGCCCCCTATTCGATGAAGTCGGCGCGTCACAAGCTCTACACCGTCGACAACAATATCAACGCCACCAACCACCTGCTGGCCGCTATCGTCGAGAGCGGGCTGGACGTGCATCTGGCGCATCTCGGGACCATGGGGGTCTATGGCTATACGACCGCCGGCCTGCGCATTCCCGAGGGCTATCTGACCGTCACCGTCCAGACGGATTTCGGCCCGACCGAGCAGGAGATCCTGTTCCCGCCCAATCCGGGCAGCATCTATCACATGACCAAGACCCAGGACGCCCTGCTGTTCCAGTTCTACGCTAGGAACGACGCCCTGCGGATCACCGACCTTCATCAGGGCATCGTCTGGGGGGCGCAGACCGAAGAGACCCGGCTGGACGAGCGGCTGATCAACCGGTTCGACTATGACGGCGACTACGGCACCGTCCTGAACCGGTTCCTGATGCAGGGGGCGCTCGGCTATCCGCTGACGGTCCACGGCACGGGGGGCCAGACGCGGGCCTTCATCCACATTCAGGACACGGTGCGCTGCGTCGAGCTGGCGCTGAACAACCCGCCGAAGTCGGGCGAACGGGTCAAGATTCTGAACCAGATGACCGAGAGCCGCCGCGTGCGCGACCTGGCCGTCCTGGTCGCCGACATGACCGGGGCCGAGATCCACAACGTCGCCAATCCCCGTCAGGAGGCCGACGAGAACGAGCTGGTGGTGGCCAACGACCAGTTCCGCGACCTGGGCCTGAAGCCCATCACCCTGGCCGAGGGGCTGATGGCGGATGTGACCGACATCGCCCGCCGCTATGCCGACCGGGCCGACCGTTCGAAGATTCCCTGCGTCTCCGCCTGGAACGGCGCACGGGCCGAAGCGATCAGGGCAGTGCCCGCCGATCCCGGCGCGGCAGCGAAGGCCGCGTTCCGGCCTGACCCCATCCGGACCCGGGTCGTCGGCTGACCCGGTCCATGACGACGCCGTCCCTGCTCATCTTCGGTGCGGGCTATCTCGGCGTCGCTGCCGCGCGCGAGGCCGGGCGGCGCGGGATGACGGCCCTTGCCACCTCGCGCGATGCCGACCGCCGCGCCGCGCTGGAAACGGGGGGCCTGCAGGCGGTCGATCCGCAGGACGGGGCGGCGATGCAGGCGGCCGTGGCGCAGGCGTCTGCCATCCTCATCACCGCGCCGCCGGATGGGCGCGGCTGTCCCGGCCTGCGGGCCCTGTCGCCCGCCCTCGGTGCCAGCGGGGCCTATCCGGACTGGATCGGCTATGTCTCGTCCACCGCCGTCTATGGCGACCGCGCGGGCGGCTGGGTGTTCGAGGACGACGCCCTGAATGCCGCCAGTCTGGAGGGTGCCCGCCGCGTCCGGGCCGAGGCCGACTGGCTGGACGCGGGGCGGGGCATGGGGCTGACGGTGCAGATCTTCCGCCTGCCGGGCATCTATGGGCCGGGACGTTCAGTGGTGGACCGGCTGCGCGACGGCTCTGCCCGGATCGTCAGAAAGCCCGGCCAGATCTTCAACCGGATCCATGTCGACGACGCCGTGGCGGGAATGTTCGCCTCCATCGCCCGCCCGCGCCCGGGGGCCGCCTACAATCTGTGTGACGACGAACCCTCGCCCGCCGACGAGGTCATGAGCTGGGCCGCCGAGCGCATGGGCCTGCCCGGTCCGCTCGAGGTCGACTGGACCGATCCCTCGGTGTCGGACGCGATGCGGCGGTTTTACCTCGACAGCAAACGCATCTCGAACGCCCGGGCCAAGGCGGAACTGGGCTGGCGACCGCTGTATCCGACGTGGCGCGAGGGGCTGGAGGCTCAGCTCGCACCCACCGCGCCCCAGACCTTGGTGCGCTAGGAGAGGCGACCGTACTTTTCGATCTGCGCGTCTACATGGTCGTAAAGGTCCGGATGCATCTTGTAGATGGACTCGGTAACTCGACCGATCTCCGCCACAGCCATTCCCATTTGCGACTTTAGCGTGCTGGCTTCGTCTTCAGGCGCGTGGGCTTCGACCATTGTCGCGACCTCCCCGAGTTCCCGGGAAGCCCGAAAACAGGCATTGAGGACGAGAACCGCAAATCCCTTATCCATAGACCCTCATCCTGGCCTAGAACGGCAGCAGGTTCCGCTGCCGCGAATAGGCCATGGTCCCCACATTCGCACCCAGCCGCAGGCCGACGCCGGTGCGGACCGGAGCCAGGACGATGCCGTCGGCGCGCTGGTAGTTCACACCCACGCCGCCCACCAGATAGGCCGAGCCCTCGACCCCCGGATAGCGGCGGTAGATCGCGTCGGGTGCATAGAGGCCATAGACCAGGGTGAAGACCCGGGAGGCATTGCCGCCGATGTCCCAGCCGATCGAGATGCCCTGCCAGAACACCTCCTGGGAAGCGGACAGGTCCTTCATGTGCAGGGCGCCCCGGCCATAACGCAGGCCGACGCCGGCGGCCCCGGCCCCTTCCTCGCCCGCGATATAGGCGGTCGGGCGGTCGCCCTGATCGGCGAAGATCTTCTCGATGGCGGCCCCCATGGCCTCGGCCGCGATGCCCAGTTCGCGCGAGCCGGCCGCGACCAGTTCGTCGGCGGTATAGGCCGGAGCATTGGCGTCAGAGGCGATGGGGTACTGGGGCTCGGCCGGGGTATTGGCCTGGGGCGCGGTGGCGCAGGCGCCCAGTCCAAGGGGGAGCGCGGTCATGGCCGTCGCGGCGAAACCGGTCTGGATCAATTGGCGGCGGTGCATGGTGGTGTCCCCGAAAGCTGTTCGCCCGCGACGCGGGCGAGGCCCGCAGGGTCGCTGGGTTTTGCGGCAGACTTGCGGCCTCAAGGTTAACCAGACCTTACCTCAGTGCCGGTCGGTTTTCGCCGTCAGCCAGTCCATCAGGGCCAGCAGAACGCCCGAGACCACGAAGGTCAGGTGGATGATGACGCCCCACATCATGGCCGTCTCGTCCATCGCATGGCCGGGCTTGCCGATATTCATGAAGGTCTTCAGCAACTGGATGCCCGAGATCGCCACGATGGAGGCGATCAGCTTCATCTTCAGCCCCGAGAAGTCGACCGTGCCCATCCACGGCGGGCGATCCGCCTCACCGTCCAGATCCAGCTTGGAGACGAAGTTCTCGTAACCAGAGAACATCACGATCAGCAGCAGATTTCCGGCCAGCGACATGTCCACCAGCGTCAGGACGGCCAGGATGGCGTCGTTCGAATCCATCCGCTCGCCGATCACGAAGGCCTTCGGCACATAGTAGAACAGCTCGGTCATGAAGACCGCCAGAAGCATGGCCAGCGCCAGCACCAGCCCGACGTAGAAGGGGGCCATCAGCCAGCGCGACTGGAACAGAAGGCGCTCGAACGCCGTCTCTATGCGTGGCTTCAGCCCCATGTCCTATCCCCTCAGACGCGCGCCGATCTTTTCGGCCGCCGTCACGATCCGGGTCGAGAGTGCCTCGATATCCGCGTCGGTCAAGGTGGCCTCGCGCGGCTGGATGACGACCTCCAGGCCAACGGACTTCGACCCGTCCGCCACGCCCGGTCCACGATAGACGTCGAACACCCGCACCTCGGCGATCAGCGTCTTGTCCGCGCCCTGGACCGCCCGCACCAGATCGCCCGCTGCCCGATCGTCGGCGACGACGAAGGCGAAGTCGCGGGTGAGCGGCATCAGATTGGGCAGGTCGGCATTGCCGCGCGCCTTGGT of Brevundimonas subvibrioides contains these proteins:
- a CDS encoding DUF1134 domain-containing protein, encoding MHRRQLIQTGFAATAMTALPLGLGACATAPQANTPAEPQYPIASDANAPAYTADELVAAGSRELGIAAEAMGAAIEKIFADQGDRPTAYIAGEEGAGAAGVGLRYGRGALHMKDLSASQEVFWQGISIGWDIGGNASRVFTLVYGLYAPDAIYRRYPGVEGSAYLVGGVGVNYQRADGIVLAPVRTGVGLRLGANVGTMAYSRQRNLLPF
- the glmS gene encoding glutamine--fructose-6-phosphate transaminase (isomerizing), with the translated sequence MCGIIGVTGTGPAVPRLIDSLKRLEYRGYDSAGIAAMVDGRIERRRARGKIRELEAVLAAEPLNATIGIGHTRWATHGAPTTPNAHPHKAGRVALVHNGIIENFAELKAELTAGGRVFESQTDTEVVAHLLDHELETGKSPLDAFKATLDRLTGAYALAVLIEGEDALILGARKGSPLVVGWGEGEMYLGSDALAVGPFTQKISYLEEGDFVAVTRAGATMFDASGTPVDRPVVQVSASSAMVEKGAYRHFMEKEIHEQPDSVQHTLSHYLDLVTGKARVQTLEAGAIDFARIDRIQIVACGTAFYAGQIGRYAFEKIAGLPCDVEIASEFRYRSPAITPGTLAVAVSQSGETADTLASLTWCKAQGLKTAAVVNVHSSSMAREADVLWPTHAGPEIGVASTKAFTAQVSALLALAVAAGVARGRVDGQSEGELVKALFEAPRLIAEALQMDADIRAVAHDLSRATDVLFLGRGAMFPLAMEGALKLKEISYIHAEGYAAGELKHGPIALIDEETPTIALAPLDDVFEKTASNLQEVAARGGPVIMIAPRTAPDPHGAGIRRIHAPDCHPLIAPLVYAVPVQLLAYYTAVHKGTDVDQPRNLAKSVTVE
- a CDS encoding TIGR00645 family protein, with amino-acid sequence MGLKPRIETAFERLLFQSRWLMAPFYVGLVLALAMLLAVFMTELFYYVPKAFVIGERMDSNDAILAVLTLVDMSLAGNLLLIVMFSGYENFVSKLDLDGEADRPPWMGTVDFSGLKMKLIASIVAISGIQLLKTFMNIGKPGHAMDETAMMWGVIIHLTFVVSGVLLALMDWLTAKTDRH
- the glmM gene encoding phosphoglucosamine mutase translates to MGERKYFGTDGIRGRANTSPMTAEIALRVGLAAGKLFMSGDDRRHLVVIGKDTRLSGYMIEPALVAGFASVGMDVRTFGPIPTPGVAMMTRSMRADLGVMISASHNDYADNGIKLFGPDGYKLSDEIELKIEAMMDAGLDEGLAPSSRLGRVKRIDDAPPRYIEIAKAAFPRHLSLSGLRIAVDCANGAGYRVAPTTLFELGAEVCAVGVSPNGTNINAECGSTHPETLAAAVKQYRADIGIALDGDADRLIICDENGKVVDGDQIMALIGRDWARRGVLKGGGVVATVMSNLGLERALKADGLTLERTSVGDRYVMERMRAGGFNLGGEQSGHLILHDHATTGDGLMAALQVLAVLVESGKPMSELARQFEPVPQLLQNVRFTGGKPLETAGVKAAIAEGEAALTGVGRLLVRPSGTEKLIRVMAEGDDGALVRRVVADVAAAVKAAG
- a CDS encoding SDR family oxidoreductase — encoded protein: MTTPSLLIFGAGYLGVAAAREAGRRGMTALATSRDADRRAALETGGLQAVDPQDGAAMQAAVAQASAILITAPPDGRGCPGLRALSPALGASGAYPDWIGYVSSTAVYGDRAGGWVFEDDALNAASLEGARRVRAEADWLDAGRGMGLTVQIFRLPGIYGPGRSVVDRLRDGSARIVRKPGQIFNRIHVDDAVAGMFASIARPRPGAAYNLCDDEPSPADEVMSWAAERMGLPGPLEVDWTDPSVSDAMRRFYLDSKRISNARAKAELGWRPLYPTWREGLEAQLAPTAPQTLVR
- a CDS encoding NAD-dependent epimerase/dehydratase family protein gives rise to the protein MKVLVLGGDGFCGWPTALHLSARGWDVVIVDNLSRRDIDVELGVQSLTPIGTIQDRITAWKEVSGREIGFANLTVGKDFDGLVSLIRAEKPDSVVHFAEQRAAPYSMKSARHKLYTVDNNINATNHLLAAIVESGLDVHLAHLGTMGVYGYTTAGLRIPEGYLTVTVQTDFGPTEQEILFPPNPGSIYHMTKTQDALLFQFYARNDALRITDLHQGIVWGAQTEETRLDERLINRFDYDGDYGTVLNRFLMQGALGYPLTVHGTGGQTRAFIHIQDTVRCVELALNNPPKSGERVKILNQMTESRRVRDLAVLVADMTGAEIHNVANPRQEADENELVVANDQFRDLGLKPITLAEGLMADVTDIARRYADRADRSKIPCVSAWNGARAEAIRAVPADPGAAAKAAFRPDPIRTRVVG
- a CDS encoding UTP--glucose-1-phosphate uridylyltransferase codes for the protein MSSSSSRVRKAVLPVAGLGTRVLPAAKTTPKNMLNVFDRPILSHIVEEARASGIEHIIFVVGRGQGSIEDYFDHAYEMEAILKAKGKADILAQVVADLPKPGEMSFVRQMAPLGLGHAVFCARDLIGDEPFAVMLPDMLMMADTPALKQAIDAHETTGGNVVVVEQAPEGETHKYGIVALDGQQGRLNRMTGMVEKPPLGTEPSNLFISGRYVLTPDIFPLLADQQTGAGGEIQLTDAMARLMKVRDFHALEYEGATYDCGDPVGLLRANVAYGLKHGSLGEAARAAVASLLQGSASP